Proteins encoded within one genomic window of Kibdelosporangium phytohabitans:
- a CDS encoding carbon-nitrogen hydrolase family protein, protein MRVAMSQFAADTDPERNLDHIRTTVGQVADASVVVFPEATMARFGIPLGPIAQPLDGPWATEVRAIAEQAGVLIVAGMFTPSPDGRVTNTLLITGRGVDTYYDKIHLFDAFGFAESATVAPGERIVVSEVDEVTIGFATCYDIRFPGLFQRLADEGASITIVPASWGSGPGKREQWELLARARALDSTTWIVACGQADPVTIGQEPSGKAPTGIGYSTVVSPLGEVRGQLGAEPGLLTVDIDTAEVAEARRIVPVLANRKF, encoded by the coding sequence ATGCGAGTAGCGATGAGCCAGTTCGCCGCGGACACCGATCCGGAGCGGAATCTCGACCACATCAGGACCACGGTCGGGCAAGTGGCCGACGCGTCGGTGGTGGTGTTCCCTGAGGCGACCATGGCCCGGTTCGGCATCCCGCTCGGCCCGATCGCGCAGCCGCTCGACGGCCCGTGGGCGACCGAGGTCCGCGCGATCGCCGAGCAGGCGGGCGTGCTGATCGTGGCGGGCATGTTCACGCCGAGCCCGGACGGCAGGGTCACCAACACGCTGCTGATCACAGGTCGTGGTGTCGACACGTACTACGACAAGATCCACTTGTTCGACGCGTTCGGGTTCGCCGAGTCGGCGACGGTCGCGCCGGGCGAGCGCATCGTGGTGTCCGAAGTGGACGAGGTGACGATCGGTTTCGCGACCTGTTACGACATCCGCTTCCCCGGCCTGTTCCAACGCCTCGCCGACGAGGGCGCGTCGATCACGATCGTTCCCGCGTCATGGGGGTCGGGCCCCGGCAAGCGCGAGCAGTGGGAACTGCTCGCCCGTGCGAGGGCCCTGGACAGCACGACGTGGATAGTCGCGTGTGGACAGGCTGATCCCGTGACGATCGGGCAGGAGCCGTCGGGCAAGGCCCCGACCGGCATCGGTTACAGCACAGTGGTGTCACCGCTCGGCGAGGTCCGCGGCCAGCTCGGCGCGGAACCCGGCCTGCTCACCGTCGACATCGACACGGCAGAGGTGGCGGAGGCCCGCAGGATCGTTCCAGTACTGGCGAACAGGAAGTTCTGA
- a CDS encoding helix-turn-helix domain-containing protein: protein MSGIRKQPQARDRAIGAQLKSIRAQRTGLSLEQAAELLGWSPATMSRIENGRRHISAEDVASILAVYRVPAAQRDAIVRVPSPSTNRLVVPPVARRARRVECPGKLRSRRQCTHRLVNPQINPREWKSRF from the coding sequence GTGTCGGGAATTCGGAAACAGCCGCAGGCGAGAGATCGGGCCATAGGTGCTCAGCTCAAGTCGATCCGCGCCCAGCGTACCGGGCTGTCACTGGAACAAGCGGCTGAGTTGCTCGGCTGGTCACCGGCGACGATGAGCCGGATCGAGAACGGCAGGCGCCACATCAGCGCAGAGGACGTCGCGAGCATCCTCGCGGTCTACCGAGTGCCCGCTGCCCAACGCGACGCGATAGTGCGCGTGCCAAGTCCATCGACGAACCGGCTGGTGGTCCCGCCCGTTGCCAGGCGTGCCAGACGAGTTGAGTGTCCTGGCAAGTTGCGAAGCCGACGCCAGTGCACTCACCGACTGGTCAACCCGCAGATCAACCCTCGTGAGTGGAAAAGCCGGTTCTAA
- a CDS encoding OsmC family protein yields the protein MHEYPVTITWTGNKGTGTSGYRDFSRDHTVSADGRPDIEATSDPAFRGDPARWNPEQFLVAALSDCHMLWYLHLCATSGVIVESYVDDAVGRMEMEKNGAGQFSEVVLRPKIVISGGSLDTARELHTKAHEMCFIARSVNFPVKHEPEVTAR from the coding sequence ATGCACGAATACCCGGTGACCATCACCTGGACCGGCAACAAAGGAACCGGAACGTCCGGCTACCGCGACTTCAGCCGCGACCACACGGTCTCGGCGGACGGCAGGCCGGACATCGAGGCGACCTCCGACCCGGCGTTCCGCGGTGACCCGGCGCGCTGGAACCCGGAACAGTTCCTGGTCGCGGCGCTGTCGGACTGTCACATGCTCTGGTACCTGCACCTGTGCGCGACATCGGGCGTGATCGTGGAGTCCTATGTGGATGACGCGGTCGGCCGGATGGAGATGGAGAAGAACGGCGCGGGTCAGTTCTCCGAAGTCGTGCTGCGGCCGAAGATCGTGATCAGCGGCGGTTCGCTCGACACCGCGCGAGAACTGCACACTAAAGCGCACGAGATGTGTTTCATCGCGCGGTCGGTGAACTTCCCGGTGAAACACGAACCCGAAGTCACTGCTCGGTAA
- the nhaA gene encoding Na+/H+ antiporter NhaA: MRRVHVSDFARYLRTETVGGIILLCATAVALLLANSPARGVYQAVRDFHIWELSVGDWAKDGLLAVFFFVAGLELKRELVVGELSKFKAAILPVIGAIGGMVVPIGIALAVGWGAPGIEQAWAIPAATDIAFALGVLSITASGLPSSARVFLLSLAVVDDLGAILIIAVLFTAKFNLLAAAAAIVLCALYAYLQHRRIRSPWLYVPIALGTWFAVHESGVHATVAGVALGLLTRVRRDPYERKSPAVRLEHRLQPWSAGLAVPVFALFAAGVPVSPSALGQMADDRVAVAVIAGLLIGKLLGIFGAAFAAVRFKVAVLPNDLGWRDMAAVSMLGGVGFTVSLLIADLALDADAAQRVKAAVLIASAAASLLAAAMLVRRSRAHRAS, encoded by the coding sequence ATGCGGCGCGTTCATGTCAGCGACTTCGCCAGGTACCTGCGGACCGAGACGGTCGGCGGGATCATCCTGCTCTGCGCGACAGCGGTCGCGCTGTTGCTGGCCAACTCCCCCGCCCGCGGCGTCTACCAGGCGGTTCGCGACTTCCACATCTGGGAGCTCTCGGTCGGCGACTGGGCCAAGGACGGCCTGCTCGCCGTGTTCTTCTTCGTCGCGGGCCTCGAGCTCAAACGCGAGCTCGTCGTGGGTGAGCTGTCCAAGTTCAAGGCCGCGATCCTGCCGGTGATCGGCGCGATCGGCGGCATGGTCGTCCCGATCGGAATCGCGCTCGCCGTCGGCTGGGGCGCGCCGGGAATCGAACAGGCGTGGGCCATTCCCGCGGCCACCGATATCGCCTTCGCGCTCGGTGTGCTGAGCATCACCGCTTCCGGGTTGCCGAGCAGCGCGCGTGTTTTCCTGCTCAGCCTCGCTGTCGTCGACGACCTCGGCGCGATCCTGATCATCGCGGTCCTGTTCACCGCGAAATTCAACCTGCTCGCCGCGGCGGCCGCGATCGTCCTGTGCGCGTTGTACGCCTATCTGCAGCACAGACGAATCCGGTCCCCGTGGCTGTACGTGCCGATCGCGCTCGGCACCTGGTTCGCCGTGCACGAGTCAGGCGTGCACGCCACCGTCGCGGGAGTCGCGCTCGGCCTGCTGACACGCGTCCGCAGGGACCCCTACGAGCGGAAATCGCCCGCGGTCCGGCTGGAACACCGGCTGCAACCGTGGTCGGCAGGGCTCGCCGTGCCCGTGTTCGCGCTGTTCGCGGCCGGTGTGCCGGTCTCGCCCAGCGCGCTCGGCCAGATGGCCGACGACCGGGTCGCGGTCGCCGTGATCGCCGGACTGCTGATCGGCAAGCTGCTCGGGATCTTCGGCGCCGCGTTCGCCGCGGTCCGCTTCAAGGTCGCCGTGCTGCCCAACGACCTCGGCTGGCGCGACATGGCGGCGGTGTCGATGCTCGGCGGTGTCGGGTTCACCGTCAGCCTCCTGATCGCCGATCTCGCGCTCGACGCGGACGCGGCGCAACGCGTCAAGGCCGCGGTCCTGATCGCGTCCGCGGCGGCGTCGTTGCTGGCTGCGGCGATGTTGGTGCGGCGCAGCCGGGCACACCGGGCCTCGTGA
- a CDS encoding excalibur calcium-binding domain-containing protein, with amino-acid sequence MTSITPVVQSVSIPADLAGKTAAKVDQDLRALGLTILRYVSPDGTQVLPDPTWTVTSVDGAGSAARADSVIYIKVNKPAPPPPPKTTTKATLNPAPPKPPQPVAPPPAAAAYYKNCAAAKAAGAAPVRRGQPGYGSHLDRDGDGIGCER; translated from the coding sequence ATGACCTCGATCACGCCGGTCGTGCAGTCCGTGTCGATCCCCGCTGACCTGGCAGGCAAAACCGCAGCCAAAGTGGACCAGGACCTGCGGGCACTCGGCCTGACCATCCTGCGATACGTCAGCCCGGACGGAACGCAGGTGCTGCCCGATCCGACGTGGACCGTCACGTCGGTCGACGGCGCCGGGTCGGCTGCGCGAGCCGACTCGGTCATCTACATCAAGGTCAACAAGCCGGCACCACCGCCACCGCCGAAGACGACCACGAAGGCGACGCTGAACCCCGCGCCGCCCAAGCCCCCGCAGCCCGTCGCGCCGCCACCGGCGGCAGCCGCGTACTACAAGAACTGTGCGGCAGCCAAGGCCGCGGGCGCGGCACCAGTGCGTCGTGGCCAGCCGGGTTACGGGTCACACCTCGACCGCGACGGAGACGGAATCGGCTGTGAACGATGA
- a CDS encoding GntR family transcriptional regulator: MRLSGRERAYDFVKNQLLTDPQVQGTFINEQVVADQLGVSRTPIREALLMLAAQQLVELVPKRGAYVAPMSGRELTELVEARGVIERHAAAFAHHEGPVAEMRDALAAQHLLRSAGQAREFIEADTRFHDALVRSTGNDILTKTYEGLRDRQNRAGRIALANVPGRQDGVLTEHSAILAALVEQDVERARQAIDVHLRETLRIQLMS, encoded by the coding sequence ATGCGCCTATCCGGCCGGGAGCGGGCGTACGACTTCGTCAAGAACCAGCTGCTCACCGACCCGCAGGTGCAGGGCACGTTCATCAACGAGCAGGTCGTGGCCGACCAGCTCGGCGTGTCGCGGACGCCCATCCGCGAGGCGCTGCTCATGCTCGCCGCGCAGCAGCTCGTCGAGCTCGTGCCCAAGCGCGGTGCGTACGTCGCGCCGATGTCCGGCCGGGAGCTCACCGAGCTGGTCGAGGCCCGCGGCGTGATCGAACGGCACGCCGCCGCGTTCGCGCACCACGAGGGGCCGGTCGCCGAGATGCGCGACGCGCTCGCCGCCCAGCACCTGCTGCGCTCGGCCGGGCAGGCCAGGGAGTTCATCGAGGCCGACACCCGGTTCCACGACGCGCTGGTGCGCTCGACCGGCAACGACATCCTGACCAAGACGTACGAAGGTCTGCGCGATCGGCAGAACCGGGCGGGCCGGATCGCGCTCGCCAACGTGCCCGGCCGCCAGGACGGCGTGCTCACCGAGCACTCCGCCATCCTCGCGGCCCTCGTCGAGCAGGACGTCGAGCGCGCACGGCAGGCCATCGACGTCCACCTGCGGGAAACGCTGCGGATCCAGCTCATGAGCTGA
- a CDS encoding MarP family serine protease, whose product MNWVDVLVLALVVLAAISGARQGVVIALPALLGVFAGLVLGAIVAPLVVENFTNFATRAAFFIAIVVFLVALGETAGVWVGRTLRRKMKTPNLTPVESILGALVQGVVVFVVAWIIAVPLTTVTGLPGLANAIRGSVVLGGVDDIMPPGAEKLPNGVKKLLDDSGFPNVMGPFSQTPLVDTGPPDPALQSSPVVQRVRPSVLKIHARAQSCSRALEGTGFVISPERVMTNAHVVAGTDQVSVETEGGQLDARVVLYDPSVDVAILSVPDLRARPLPFAPQDANKGDSTIVLGYPLDGPYTASAARVRERINLRGPDIYDANTVTRDVFTVRAKVQSGNSGGPLVDPNGQVVGVVFGAAVDDDETGFVLTAKEVSDEVQQAPRLSRRVDTGACAA is encoded by the coding sequence TTGAACTGGGTCGACGTGCTGGTGCTGGCGCTTGTCGTGCTGGCCGCGATTTCCGGTGCGCGACAGGGCGTGGTGATCGCTCTGCCCGCTCTTCTCGGCGTGTTCGCCGGTCTGGTGCTCGGCGCGATCGTCGCCCCGCTCGTCGTGGAGAACTTCACCAACTTCGCCACCCGGGCCGCGTTCTTCATCGCGATCGTGGTGTTCCTGGTCGCTCTGGGTGAGACAGCCGGGGTGTGGGTCGGCAGAACCTTGCGGCGCAAGATGAAGACGCCCAACCTCACGCCGGTCGAGAGCATCCTCGGCGCGCTCGTGCAGGGTGTTGTCGTGTTCGTGGTCGCGTGGATCATCGCGGTGCCGTTGACGACGGTCACCGGGCTGCCCGGTCTGGCCAACGCGATCAGGGGCTCCGTCGTGCTCGGCGGCGTCGACGACATCATGCCGCCGGGCGCCGAGAAGCTTCCCAACGGCGTGAAGAAGCTGCTCGACGATTCCGGTTTCCCCAACGTGATGGGGCCGTTCTCGCAGACCCCGCTCGTGGACACCGGCCCGCCGGACCCTGCGCTGCAGTCCAGCCCGGTGGTCCAGCGTGTCCGGCCGAGCGTGCTCAAGATCCACGCCCGCGCGCAGTCCTGTTCGCGTGCCCTGGAGGGCACCGGTTTCGTGATCTCGCCGGAGCGCGTGATGACCAACGCGCACGTGGTCGCCGGTACCGACCAGGTGTCGGTGGAGACCGAGGGTGGCCAGCTCGACGCCCGTGTCGTGCTCTACGACCCGTCGGTGGACGTGGCGATCCTGTCCGTGCCGGATCTGCGGGCGAGGCCGTTGCCGTTCGCGCCGCAGGACGCCAACAAGGGGGATTCCACGATCGTGCTCGGTTATCCGCTGGACGGTCCGTACACGGCTTCGGCCGCGCGGGTCAGGGAGCGGATCAACCTGCGCGGCCCGGACATCTACGACGCCAACACGGTCACCAGGGACGTGTTCACCGTGCGCGCGAAGGTGCAGAGCGGTAACTCCGGTGGCCCGCTCGTCGACCCGAACGGCCAGGTGGTCGGTGTCGTGTTCGGCGCCGCGGTGGACGACGACGAGACCGGCTTCGTGCTGACCGCCAAGGAGGTTTCCGACGAGGTGCAGCAGGCGCCGAGGCTGAGCCGCCGGGTGGACACAGGGGCTTGCGCGGCCTAG
- a CDS encoding MFS transporter, whose product MTSATVADRRSLWRAFTASLSGTSLEWYDFAAYSVASATIFGPLFFPGNDPLASTMLAFSTYAVGYVARPLGGFVFGRLGDVIGRKRVLVITLVLTGTATFLIGVLPTYATIGSTAAILLVLLRFAQGVGIGGEWGGAVLLSSEFGDQAKRGFWASAAQIGPPAGNLMANGVLALLGALLTEEEFIGWGWRLAFLLSAVLIAFGLWIRVRLEETPVFKAIEAKGARPSAPISEVFRDERRGLLAGVFARVCPDVHYALFTVFVLTYATRELNVSRGWAMAAVLISSALQLVLIPAFGALSDRVNRRKLYLVATIGAAVWPWIFFPMISGGSVGLLILGVVVALVLHSAMYGPQAAFVTEQFSERLRYTGSSMAYTLAGVIGGAVAPLLFTALLSWTGSWPAIAGYIVLTSVVTVIGLALGRDPVSS is encoded by the coding sequence ATGACTTCTGCGACAGTTGCCGACCGGCGCTCGTTGTGGCGCGCGTTCACCGCGAGCCTGTCGGGCACCTCGTTGGAGTGGTACGACTTCGCTGCGTACTCCGTGGCGTCCGCGACGATCTTCGGCCCGCTGTTCTTCCCTGGCAATGACCCTCTTGCCAGCACGATGCTCGCGTTCTCGACTTACGCGGTCGGGTACGTGGCCCGGCCGCTCGGCGGATTCGTGTTCGGCCGACTCGGCGACGTGATCGGCCGCAAACGAGTCCTGGTGATCACCCTCGTGCTGACCGGTACTGCCACGTTCCTCATCGGAGTGCTGCCAACTTACGCCACAATCGGCAGTACCGCCGCAATTTTGTTGGTGCTGTTGCGGTTCGCCCAAGGCGTGGGTATCGGCGGCGAGTGGGGCGGCGCGGTGCTGCTCTCCAGCGAGTTCGGTGACCAGGCCAAACGCGGGTTCTGGGCGTCGGCGGCGCAGATCGGCCCGCCTGCCGGGAACCTGATGGCCAACGGGGTCCTGGCGCTGCTCGGCGCGCTGCTGACCGAGGAGGAGTTCATCGGCTGGGGCTGGCGGCTGGCGTTCCTGCTCTCGGCCGTGCTGATCGCGTTCGGGCTGTGGATCCGCGTCCGGCTCGAGGAAACCCCGGTCTTCAAGGCGATCGAGGCCAAGGGCGCCCGGCCGAGCGCGCCGATCAGCGAGGTCTTCCGCGACGAGCGGCGCGGCCTGCTCGCCGGCGTCTTCGCCCGCGTCTGCCCGGATGTCCACTACGCGCTGTTCACGGTTTTCGTGCTGACCTACGCCACGCGTGAGCTGAACGTCTCACGCGGCTGGGCCATGGCCGCCGTGCTGATCTCCTCCGCGTTGCAGCTCGTGCTGATCCCGGCGTTCGGCGCGCTGTCCGACCGGGTCAACCGGCGCAAGCTCTACCTGGTGGCCACGATCGGTGCCGCGGTGTGGCCGTGGATCTTCTTCCCGATGATCTCCGGCGGCTCGGTCGGCCTGCTGATCCTCGGCGTGGTCGTCGCGCTGGTGCTGCACTCGGCGATGTACGGCCCACAAGCGGCGTTCGTGACCGAGCAGTTCTCCGAGCGGCTGCGCTACACCGGCAGCTCGATGGCGTACACGCTGGCCGGGGTGATCGGCGGCGCGGTGGCACCGCTGCTGTTCACGGCGTTGCTGTCGTGGACGGGCAGCTGGCCCGCGATCGCCGGGTACATCGTGCTGACGTCGGTGGTCACGGTGATCGGGCTGGCGCTCGGGCGTGACCCGGTCAGCTCATGA
- a CDS encoding DUF2848 domain-containing protein — MPVLHFSLPDGHRVAVEVRALLNAGFAGRSQDHVAEHVAELVAMGIPAPTKTPCLYPIAPFLALQSGEVYAQHSRTSGEAEWALVITRDEVLLTVACDHTDRDLEVHGVAWSKQAAPDMLGRQAWRLADVADRTDDLTLTAWVRSSGEWTEIQSGTCAELLPPEYWIDVLHAQKLHAPGTVLLSGTIPMKKGVDQFADAWRVELGDPLTGRTISTEYHVRRLPDPIA, encoded by the coding sequence GTGCCGGTGCTGCACTTCAGCCTGCCTGACGGGCACCGGGTGGCCGTCGAGGTCCGCGCACTGCTCAACGCCGGGTTCGCCGGCCGCAGCCAGGACCACGTGGCCGAGCACGTCGCCGAACTCGTCGCGATGGGCATCCCGGCACCGACGAAGACGCCGTGCCTGTACCCGATCGCCCCGTTCCTGGCGTTGCAGTCCGGCGAGGTGTACGCCCAGCACAGCCGTACGTCCGGCGAAGCCGAATGGGCGCTCGTGATCACACGTGACGAAGTGCTGCTCACCGTCGCCTGCGACCACACCGACCGCGACCTCGAAGTGCACGGCGTCGCGTGGAGCAAACAGGCCGCGCCGGACATGCTCGGCCGCCAGGCGTGGCGGCTGGCCGACGTGGCCGACCGGACCGACGACCTGACGCTGACCGCGTGGGTGCGGTCGTCGGGCGAATGGACCGAGATCCAGTCGGGCACGTGCGCGGAATTACTCCCGCCGGAGTACTGGATCGACGTCTTGCACGCGCAGAAGCTGCACGCGCCGGGCACGGTCCTGCTTTCCGGCACCATTCCGATGAAGAAGGGCGTCGACCAGTTCGCCGACGCGTGGCGCGTGGAACTGGGCGACCCGCTCACCGGGCGCACCATCTCGACCGAATACCACGTCCGGCGCCTGCCGGATCCGATCGCATGA
- a CDS encoding phage holin family protein, with amino-acid sequence MTSAQQNDRAGSGLPQVPSIPLTEDRIGLPPGDQSIGALVKDATTHLSTLVRAEIELAKIEISRDVKRAVRGSIFFILALVVLMFSLYFPFIALAEGLAEIGLQRWAGFLITWAVMLLVVGLLGFLGYRKVRGIKGPKKTIQSAQETLAALKRDSDESPS; translated from the coding sequence GTGACGAGTGCGCAGCAGAACGACCGTGCAGGCTCGGGACTGCCACAGGTCCCGTCGATCCCGTTGACCGAGGACCGGATCGGTCTGCCTCCTGGCGACCAGTCGATCGGGGCCCTGGTCAAGGACGCCACCACGCATCTGTCCACACTGGTCCGGGCCGAGATCGAACTCGCCAAGATCGAGATCTCCCGTGACGTCAAACGAGCTGTGCGAGGCAGCATCTTCTTCATCCTCGCCCTCGTGGTGCTGATGTTCAGCCTGTACTTCCCGTTCATCGCGCTGGCCGAGGGGCTGGCCGAGATCGGCCTGCAGCGCTGGGCGGGCTTCCTGATCACCTGGGCGGTGATGCTGCTGGTCGTCGGGCTGCTCGGATTCCTCGGCTACCGCAAGGTGCGGGGCATCAAGGGTCCGAAGAAGACGATCCAGTCGGCACAGGAGACGTTGGCCGCGCTCAAGCGCGACAGCGATGAGTCACCTTCCTGA
- the acs gene encoding acetate--CoA ligase — MTEQSQGPALDNLLTESRTFPPSDEFAAAANAGPDLYAAADADREAFWATQAERLHWDTKWDQVLDWSDAPFAKWFVGGKLNVAYNCVDRHVESGHGEQVAIHWEGEPGDTRTITYNDLLTQVSKTANALTELGLQAGDRVAIYMPMVPEAIFSMLACARLGLTHSVVFGGFSAEALRSRIDDASAKLVITTDGQYRRGKPAALKPAVDEAVAQTPTIEHVLVVKRTDTEVEWTEGRDIWWNDLVDKQSGQHTPEAFDSEHPLYILYTSGTTGKPKGILHTSGGYLTQASYTHHNVFDLKPDTDVYWCTADIGWVTGHSYILYGPLSNRVTQVVYEGTPNTPHEGRHWEIVQKYKVSIYYTAPTLIRTFMKWGKDIPAKYDLSSLRVLGSVGEPINPEAWIWYRENVGAGQAPIVDTWWQTETGAIMISPLPGVTATKPGSAQRALPGVSAKVVDDQGNEVPHGGGGYLVLDKPWPSMLRGIWGDNERYRDTYWSRFAEQGFYFAGDGAKYDNDGDIWLLGRVDDVMNVSGHRISTTEVESALVSHPTVAEAAVVGATDPTTGQGIVAFVILRGDAVDGGEDAIKALRDHVAKEIGPIAKPRQVMVVPELPKTRSGKIMRRLLRDVAENRSIGDVTTLADSSVMDLISQGLNKGSED; from the coding sequence ATGACCGAGCAGTCCCAGGGCCCCGCGCTGGACAACCTGCTCACCGAGAGCAGGACCTTCCCGCCGTCCGACGAGTTCGCCGCCGCCGCCAACGCGGGCCCGGACCTGTACGCGGCAGCCGACGCCGACCGGGAGGCCTTCTGGGCCACGCAGGCGGAGCGACTGCACTGGGACACCAAGTGGGACCAGGTCCTCGACTGGAGCGACGCACCCTTCGCGAAGTGGTTCGTCGGCGGCAAGCTCAACGTCGCCTACAACTGCGTCGACAGGCACGTCGAGTCCGGCCACGGTGAGCAGGTCGCCATCCACTGGGAGGGCGAGCCGGGCGACACCCGGACGATCACGTACAACGACCTGCTCACGCAGGTCAGCAAGACCGCGAACGCGCTGACGGAACTCGGCCTGCAGGCGGGCGACCGCGTCGCCATCTACATGCCGATGGTCCCCGAGGCGATCTTCTCGATGCTCGCCTGCGCCCGGCTCGGCCTGACCCACAGCGTGGTGTTCGGCGGCTTCTCCGCCGAAGCGCTGCGGTCCAGGATCGACGACGCCTCGGCCAAGCTCGTCATCACGACCGACGGCCAGTACCGCCGCGGCAAGCCGGCCGCGCTCAAGCCAGCCGTGGACGAGGCCGTCGCGCAGACGCCGACCATCGAGCACGTCCTCGTGGTCAAGCGCACCGACACCGAGGTCGAGTGGACAGAGGGTCGTGACATCTGGTGGAACGACCTGGTGGACAAGCAGTCCGGCCAGCACACGCCGGAGGCGTTCGACTCGGAGCACCCGCTGTACATCCTGTACACCAGCGGGACGACAGGGAAGCCGAAGGGCATCCTGCACACCTCGGGCGGCTACCTCACGCAGGCCTCGTACACGCACCACAACGTGTTCGACCTCAAGCCGGACACCGACGTCTACTGGTGCACAGCGGACATCGGCTGGGTAACCGGACACAGCTACATCTTGTACGGGCCGTTGTCCAACCGCGTGACGCAGGTGGTCTACGAGGGCACGCCGAACACCCCGCACGAGGGCCGCCACTGGGAGATCGTGCAGAAGTACAAGGTCTCCATCTACTACACCGCGCCGACCTTGATCCGCACGTTCATGAAGTGGGGCAAGGACATCCCGGCCAAGTACGACCTGTCGTCGCTGCGCGTGCTCGGCAGCGTCGGCGAGCCGATCAACCCGGAGGCGTGGATCTGGTACCGGGAGAACGTCGGCGCGGGACAGGCGCCGATCGTGGACACCTGGTGGCAGACGGAGACCGGCGCGATCATGATCTCGCCGCTGCCCGGCGTCACCGCGACCAAGCCGGGTTCGGCGCAGCGCGCGCTGCCTGGTGTCTCGGCGAAGGTCGTCGACGACCAGGGCAACGAGGTCCCGCACGGCGGTGGCGGCTACCTGGTGCTCGACAAGCCGTGGCCGTCGATGCTGCGTGGCATCTGGGGCGACAACGAGCGCTACCGCGACACGTACTGGTCCCGTTTCGCCGAGCAGGGCTTCTACTTCGCCGGTGACGGCGCCAAGTACGACAACGACGGCGACATCTGGCTGCTCGGCCGGGTCGACGACGTGATGAACGTGTCCGGGCACCGGATCTCCACGACTGAGGTGGAGTCCGCGCTGGTGTCACACCCGACCGTGGCCGAGGCCGCGGTGGTCGGCGCGACCGACCCGACCACCGGCCAGGGCATCGTCGCGTTCGTCATCCTGCGCGGTGACGCGGTCGACGGCGGCGAGGACGCGATCAAGGCGTTGCGCGACCACGTGGCCAAGGAGATCGGCCCGATCGCCAAGCCACGTCAGGTGATGGTCGTACCGGAGCTGCCGAAGACGCGGTCCGGCAAGATCATGCGCCGCTTGCTGCGTGACGTGGCGGAGAACCGTTCGATCGGTGACGTGACCACGCTCGCCGACTCGTCGGTGATGGACCTGATCTCCCAGGGCCTCAACAAGGGCAGCGAGGACTGA
- a CDS encoding alpha/beta fold hydrolase codes for MSHLPDPATVRVDGPWAHRDVHANGIRLHVSETGEGPLALMLHGFGEFWWSWRHQLTALSDAGFRAVAVDLRGYGDSDKPPRGYDAWTLAGDVGGLIKALGERKAHVIGHGWGGMLAWSAAALHPRLVHSVVAIGAAHPLALRRQIRRTALRRKANNQARAVGTVFRGQIPMYPERKLVKDDAIALEHLMRRWAGPQWAGSADFTAAVERYKQAIRIRGVAFSAMEYYRWAVRSQIRSDGRRFSEALDKTIPVPSLRVHGADDPLILPATAKASQRWLEKDAPLHVLAGIGHYPHEEAPDSVNKTLKSWLSNF; via the coding sequence ATGAGTCACCTTCCTGATCCGGCCACGGTCCGCGTCGACGGTCCATGGGCGCACCGCGACGTCCACGCCAACGGGATCAGGCTGCACGTCAGCGAGACCGGCGAGGGCCCGCTCGCGCTGATGCTGCACGGCTTCGGCGAGTTCTGGTGGAGCTGGCGGCACCAGCTCACCGCGCTGAGCGACGCCGGATTCCGCGCGGTCGCCGTCGACCTGCGCGGATACGGCGACTCGGACAAGCCCCCGCGCGGCTACGACGCCTGGACGCTCGCCGGTGACGTCGGCGGGCTGATCAAAGCGCTCGGCGAACGGAAAGCGCACGTCATCGGGCACGGCTGGGGCGGCATGCTGGCCTGGTCGGCGGCGGCGCTGCACCCCAGGCTGGTGCACTCGGTCGTCGCGATCGGCGCCGCGCACCCCCTCGCGCTGCGCCGCCAGATCCGCCGGACCGCGCTGCGCCGCAAAGCGAACAACCAGGCACGCGCAGTCGGAACGGTGTTTCGCGGCCAGATCCCGATGTACCCGGAACGCAAACTGGTCAAGGACGACGCGATCGCGCTCGAACACCTGATGCGCCGGTGGGCAGGGCCTCAATGGGCCGGGAGCGCGGACTTCACCGCGGCCGTCGAACGCTACAAACAAGCGATCCGGATCCGTGGCGTCGCGTTCTCCGCGATGGAGTACTACCGGTGGGCCGTGCGGTCCCAGATCCGCAGCGACGGCCGCCGCTTCAGCGAAGCGCTCGACAAGACGATCCCCGTCCCGTCACTGCGCGTCCACGGGGCCGACGACCCCCTGATCCTCCCGGCCACGGCGAAGGCGTCACAGCGTTGGCTCGAGAAGGACGCGCCTTTGCACGTGCTCGCCGGCATCGGGCACTACCCGCACGAGGAAGCGCCTGACAGCGTCAACAAAACCCTCAAGTCCTGGCTGTCGAACTTCTAG